A stretch of DNA from Alteromonas gilva:
TGGCGTCTAAAAACGCCATTTTGATTGTCGAGTTTGCCAAAGAGCTCTACGATGGCGGAGCATCGTTGTTAGATGCGGTTATGACCGCCGCGCAACAGCGGTTTCGGCCGATATTAATGACCTCCATGGCGTTTATTCTGGGTGTCACCCCACTGGCTATTTCTACCGGGGCTGGCGCTGAAAGTCAGAACGCTATTGGTATTGCCGTCATGGGCGGTATGTTTGCTGCCACATTCCTGGCGATTTTCTTTGTGCCGATGTTTTATGTGTTGGTAGTGAAATGGTTTGGCGCGAAGCGTCAGCCCAATGAAACCGACGACACGCAGCAAAGTATGTAGTCAGGGCGGGCAGTTAACTCGCTGACATGCCAGCGCTAATAATCTTTAAACCCCTCTTTTTACGAGGGGTTTATTTTTATAAGCCAGATCAAATAAGCCGCAACGGGTTCTGTCTTCATGGTTAATCTGTGGCATTATTAACGCAGGTGAATGAAGGAGTATAGCAATGACAATTGCTTTGCCTGCGCGACCCGATTGGTCGCAATTGATTAAGTCTGGTAGTCGGGTGTTTGTTGGCGGCAATGCCGGTGTACCTTATGCACTCATTGATGATCTGATTGAGCACAGCAAAGGCTTCAGCGATATTGAACTGGTGCACATGCTGGCACTGGGAGATACCCGCTGGGCAAAAGAAGAGTACCGTGAACGCTTTAAGGTAAATACCTTTTTTATTCACGGCGAAGAGGTGCGCCGGGCCATTGATGAAGGCCGGGCTGACTATACCCCGGTATTTCTGTCAGAGATGTCGAGCCTGTTCAGTGACGGCACCCTGCCGCTTGACGCTGCGTTGGTCAGCGTGAGCCCCCCGGATGAATTTGGTTATTGTTCGCTGGGGGTGTCGGTGGATATCTGCATGTCAGCGGTGCGTCAGGCGCGCGTGGTTGTTGCCCAAATTAATCCGCAGATGCCGCGTACAGCCGGCCACTCATTTATTCATATCAGCGAAATAACGGCCTGCATTGAAGCCGATGAACCGCTCCAGCAAATTACCCTGCCGCCAATTGATAGCGTGGCTGAGCGAATCGGCCAGTATGTGGCCATGCTGGTCGAAGACGGTTCCACCTTGCAGTTTGGGGTGGGGAAAATCCCCAGCGCCACGTTAAAGTACCTGCAGCGGCATAAAGATTTGGGCATCCATAGTGAAATGCTGTCTGACAGTATTATCGATATTATTGCTTCAGGGGCTATTACCAACCGCAAAAAAACTTTTCACCCCGGCAAAATTGTCACCAGCTTTTGTATCGGCAGTGAGCGCCTGTATCAATTTGTGCACAATAATCCCCACATTGAGTTTTACCCCAGCAGTTATGTAAATAAGCCGTCGAATATCGCCAAAAACGATAAGATGGTTACCATAAACAGCGCGCTGGAAGTCGATTTGACCGGTCAGGTGGTGGCAGATTCACTCGGCTATGATTTTTACAGCGGTATCGGCGGCCAGGTGGATTTTGTTTCCGGCGCGTCAATGAGTAAGGGCGGCAAACCCATTATTGCACTGCCGTCCACGGCCAAAGACGAGAGTATTTCACGGATTGTACCGTGCATTACCGAAGGCGCCGGAGTAGTGACGTCGCGTGGTAACGTGCACTATATCGTCACCGAATATGGCATTGCGTCGTTGCGTGGTAAGAGCATTCGCGAACGTGCGCTGGAATTGATCCGCGTTGCCCACCCTAAGTTTCGCGCTAAACTGCTGGAGGAAGTGCGCAAGCACTACTGGGTGCCGCATTTTCAGCAAAAGTACCCCACGGATATTGCCGAACTGGGGGCTATCCAGTTACAAAAAATTGTGATTCAGGGTGAAACCTTTTACATGCGGCCGCTTAACCCGGCGGATGAGCGCCGTTTGCAGGAGTTTTTCTACTCGCATACCAAGGAAACGCTGCGCCTGCGCTACAACTACGATCCTAAACAAATGTCCCGCGAGAAATCCTGTAACCTGGTCAGTGTCGATCAGAACACGGATGTGGCCTTATGTATTGTGCGTCAGGAAGGCTC
This window harbors:
- a CDS encoding bifunctional acetyl-CoA hydrolase/transferase family protein/GNAT family N-acetyltransferase, whose product is MTIALPARPDWSQLIKSGSRVFVGGNAGVPYALIDDLIEHSKGFSDIELVHMLALGDTRWAKEEYRERFKVNTFFIHGEEVRRAIDEGRADYTPVFLSEMSSLFSDGTLPLDAALVSVSPPDEFGYCSLGVSVDICMSAVRQARVVVAQINPQMPRTAGHSFIHISEITACIEADEPLQQITLPPIDSVAERIGQYVAMLVEDGSTLQFGVGKIPSATLKYLQRHKDLGIHSEMLSDSIIDIIASGAITNRKKTFHPGKIVTSFCIGSERLYQFVHNNPHIEFYPSSYVNKPSNIAKNDKMVTINSALEVDLTGQVVADSLGYDFYSGIGGQVDFVSGASMSKGGKPIIALPSTAKDESISRIVPCITEGAGVVTSRGNVHYIVTEYGIASLRGKSIRERALELIRVAHPKFRAKLLEEVRKHYWVPHFQQKYPTDIAELGAIQLQKIVIQGETFYMRPLNPADERRLQEFFYSHTKETLRLRYNYDPKQMSREKSCNLVSVDQNTDVALCIVRQEGSRITIHAVGRFYYNQHDNSCEAAFVTRETQQGKGMASRLLTKLIDIARMRNIHRMVAFCRADNKPMIAIFEHHGFKRLFSDDPSEVELALPLQEDNAANATEQDKQRDH